The window GGCGCATCTGCCGTCACCTTGACGTCATAGTCCACTTCCGAGGACTTCTCATCGAGCGGCGAACGGTTGATGGCATTGACCAGCGGGCGCAACAGGGTGTTGCCGGCCAACACGAACATGGTGAGCGCCACCGCCTGGGCAGCGAGATCGGCCCCCGCGCAAGCCCCGACCGCGGCCGAACTCCACAGCGTCGCCGCGGTGTTGAGGCCGCGCACATTGGTGCCTTCCTTCATGATCACACCGGCGCCGAGAAAGCCGATGCCGGAGACCACATAGGCGATCACACGGGTCGCGCCGTCCGGACCCGCGAGATGCATTGCCAGATCGACGAACGCGGCCGCGCCGATCGCCACCAGCACATTGGTGCGCAGCCCCGCGGTCCGCAGGCGATATTGACGCTCGGCACCGATCAGGGTGCCGAGCACAAAGGCCACCGCCAAGCTTGCCAGGGTGTCGATGAAGTCAGCGGTCTGGAAGGTCTCAATCAGGCGCATAGCATTCATGGTCCGGAAGGGCGGA is drawn from Bradyrhizobium prioriisuperbiae and contains these coding sequences:
- a CDS encoding MgtC/SapB family protein; the protein is MRLIETFQTADFIDTLASLAVAFVLGTLIGAERQYRLRTAGLRTNVLVAIGAAAFVDLAMHLAGPDGATRVIAYVVSGIGFLGAGVIMKEGTNVRGLNTAATLWSSAAVGACAGADLAAQAVALTMFVLAGNTLLRPLVNAINRSPLDEKSSEVDYDVKVTADAPAMADVRDLLVEKLEAANYPVGDVEVVDRANGAAEIVARLTRTAVDPKELDVVVADMERQAGVRHATWEASTRD